The Lentzea guizhouensis genome contains a region encoding:
- a CDS encoding polynucleotide kinase-phosphatase yields MELKIPDLCLVVLVGASGSGKSTFARRHFLPTQVLSSDYFRGLVSDDENDQSASAAAFDVLHYVASKRLEAGKVTVVDATNVQPRDRAALVEVARKANVLPVAIVLDTPTDVCLRRNATRPDRDFGAHVVKRHRAALQKSLKHLGKEGFKRVHVLRSESDVDTATIVYERLLNDLRHETGPFDVIGDVHGCRAELEELLVELGYALVRDSDGRAVDAVPPGARKAVFVGDLVDRGPDTPGVLRLVMGMVAAGHALSVRGNHEEKLVRALRGHKVTVRHGLEKSLEQLALETPEFRLAAQKFCDGLIAHYVLDDGNLVVAHAGLPERYHGRASAKVRSFALYGDTTGETDEYGLPVRLPWANDYRGSAMVLYGHVLVPEAEWVNNTMCLETGVVFGGKLTALRYPEKELVSVKAHEVWYANDRPFPSPAAEREPDVLSLTDVTGTRRIDTSVMGAVTVRAEQSASALEVMSRFAIDPHDLLYLPPTMAPTATSQRDDVLEHPSDAFAEYRAAGVAQVICEEKHMGSRAVLLVRREGGAIYTRTGRAFFDGALGEELLDRVREGVRPLFAELATDWLLIDAELMPWNAKASGLIREQYAAVGAAALGALPVAVSALETAVSRGVDVGELLARTSRRAANAQAYQEAYSRYCWPTDGLEGVRIAPFQLLAAAGQTFHDRSHLWHLEKLGSLDGFQQTRHLVVDTTDEASVARGVEWWESLTADGGEGMVVKPLANLAKRVQPGVKVRGREYLRIIYGPDYTEPANLARLRKRSLGRKRGLALREYALGIEALERLARGEPLWRVHECVFGVLALESEPVDPRL; encoded by the coding sequence ATGGAACTGAAGATCCCGGACCTGTGTCTGGTGGTGCTGGTCGGCGCCTCCGGATCGGGCAAGTCCACGTTCGCCCGCAGGCACTTCCTGCCCACGCAGGTGCTGTCCAGCGACTACTTCCGCGGTCTCGTGTCCGATGACGAGAACGACCAGTCGGCGTCCGCGGCGGCGTTCGACGTGCTGCACTACGTCGCCTCGAAGCGGTTGGAGGCCGGCAAGGTCACCGTAGTCGACGCGACCAACGTGCAGCCGCGCGACCGGGCGGCGCTGGTCGAGGTCGCGAGGAAGGCGAACGTGCTGCCGGTCGCGATCGTGCTGGACACGCCGACCGACGTCTGCCTGCGGCGCAACGCCACCCGTCCCGACCGCGACTTCGGCGCGCACGTCGTGAAGCGGCACCGGGCGGCGTTGCAGAAGTCGTTGAAGCACCTCGGCAAGGAGGGCTTCAAGCGCGTGCACGTGCTGCGTTCGGAGTCCGATGTGGACACCGCGACCATCGTGTACGAGCGGCTGCTCAACGACCTGCGGCACGAGACCGGCCCGTTCGACGTGATCGGGGACGTGCACGGCTGCCGCGCCGAGCTGGAGGAGCTGCTCGTCGAGCTGGGCTACGCGCTGGTCCGCGACTCCGACGGCCGTGCGGTCGACGCGGTCCCGCCTGGTGCTCGCAAGGCCGTGTTCGTCGGCGACCTGGTCGACCGCGGCCCGGACACGCCCGGCGTGCTGCGGCTCGTGATGGGCATGGTCGCGGCCGGCCACGCCCTGAGCGTGCGCGGAAACCACGAGGAGAAGCTGGTCCGGGCGTTGCGCGGGCACAAGGTGACGGTCCGGCACGGGCTGGAGAAGTCGCTGGAGCAGCTCGCGCTGGAGACGCCGGAGTTCCGCCTGGCCGCGCAGAAGTTCTGCGACGGCCTGATCGCGCACTACGTGCTGGACGACGGCAACCTCGTGGTGGCGCACGCGGGTCTGCCCGAGCGCTACCACGGCCGCGCGTCGGCGAAGGTGCGCAGCTTCGCGCTGTACGGCGACACGACCGGCGAGACCGACGAGTACGGCCTGCCGGTGCGGCTGCCGTGGGCGAACGACTACCGCGGCTCCGCCATGGTGCTGTACGGCCACGTGCTCGTGCCGGAAGCCGAGTGGGTCAACAACACGATGTGCCTGGAAACCGGTGTGGTGTTCGGCGGCAAGCTGACCGCGTTGCGCTACCCGGAGAAGGAGCTCGTCTCGGTCAAGGCGCACGAGGTCTGGTACGCCAACGACCGCCCGTTCCCCTCCCCCGCCGCCGAACGCGAGCCGGACGTGCTGTCGCTCACCGACGTCACCGGCACGCGCCGGATCGACACGTCGGTGATGGGCGCAGTGACCGTGCGCGCGGAGCAGTCGGCGTCGGCGCTGGAGGTGATGAGCCGGTTCGCGATCGACCCGCACGACCTGCTGTACCTGCCGCCGACGATGGCACCGACGGCGACCTCGCAGCGCGACGACGTGCTGGAGCACCCGTCCGACGCGTTCGCGGAGTACCGCGCGGCCGGTGTCGCGCAGGTGATCTGCGAGGAGAAGCACATGGGCTCGCGCGCGGTGTTGCTGGTGCGCAGGGAGGGCGGCGCGATCTACACGCGCACCGGCCGGGCGTTCTTCGACGGCGCGCTGGGCGAGGAGCTGCTCGACCGGGTGCGCGAGGGCGTGCGTCCGCTGTTCGCCGAGCTCGCCACCGACTGGCTGCTGATCGACGCCGAGCTGATGCCGTGGAACGCCAAGGCCTCCGGTCTGATCCGCGAGCAGTACGCGGCGGTGGGCGCGGCAGCCCTGGGCGCCTTGCCGGTGGCGGTGTCGGCGTTGGAGACGGCTGTTTCCCGGGGTGTCGACGTCGGCGAACTGCTGGCGCGCACGTCCCGTCGTGCCGCGAACGCTCAGGCGTACCAGGAGGCCTACTCGCGGTACTGCTGGCCGACCGATGGCCTGGAGGGCGTGCGGATCGCACCGTTCCAGCTGCTGGCGGCGGCCGGGCAGACGTTCCACGACCGCTCACACCTGTGGCACCTGGAGAAGCTGGGTTCGCTGGACGGTTTCCAGCAGACGCGGCACCTAGTGGTCGACACGACCGACGAGGCCTCGGTGGCTCGCGGCGTCGAGTGGTGGGAATCGCTGACGGCAGATGGCGGCGAGGGCATGGTGGTGAAGCCGCTGGCGAACCTGGCCAAGCGGGTGCAGCCGGGCGTGAAGGTGCGCGGGCGTGAGTACCTGCGGATCATCTACGGCCCGGACTACACCGAGCCGGCCAACCTGGCGCGGCTGCGCAAGCGGAGCCTCGGCCGCAAGCGCGGGCTCGCTCTGCGCGAGTACGCCCTGGGCATCGAGGCGCTGGAACGGCTGGCGCGCGGCGAACCGTTGTGGCGCGTGCACGAATGCGTCTTCGGCGTGCTGGCCCTCGAGTCGGAACCGGTGGACCCACGACTGTGA
- a CDS encoding DNA polymerase beta superfamily protein — translation MILEAVVGSHAYGLATPSSDVDRRGVYVAPTEAFWRFEKPPTSVEGPSDEQLSWEVEHFCRLGLKSNPTVLETLVSPLVEVCTPLGEELRALLPAFLSRYAVRAYTRATEMQLSRAGRNLKPKQLMHVVRLRLVGLHLMRTGVLDITADRSLLAIRSGEMPWNEAVAWAHRLGEELNNADGPLPEDPDRARVEDWLVSVRRRSL, via the coding sequence GTGATCCTGGAAGCTGTGGTGGGGTCGCACGCCTACGGGCTGGCGACCCCGTCGTCCGATGTGGACAGACGAGGCGTGTACGTCGCTCCGACGGAGGCGTTCTGGCGTTTCGAGAAGCCGCCGACGTCGGTCGAGGGACCTTCCGACGAGCAGCTCAGCTGGGAGGTGGAGCACTTCTGCCGGCTCGGGCTGAAGTCGAACCCGACGGTGCTGGAGACGCTCGTGAGCCCGCTGGTGGAGGTGTGCACGCCGCTCGGGGAGGAGCTACGAGCCTTGTTGCCCGCTTTTCTCTCGCGATACGCCGTGCGCGCGTACACCCGCGCCACGGAGATGCAGCTCTCCCGCGCGGGACGCAATCTCAAGCCGAAGCAGCTCATGCACGTCGTGCGGTTGCGGTTGGTCGGGTTGCACCTGATGCGCACGGGTGTTTTGGACATCACGGCGGATCGGTCGCTGCTCGCCATCCGGAGCGGTGAGATGCCGTGGAACGAGGCGGTGGCGTGGGCCCATCGGCTGGGCGAGGAACTGAACAACGCGGACGGCCCGTTGCCGGAGGACCCGGACCGGGCCCGCGTCGAGGACTGGCTGGTGTCGGTGCGCAGGAGGTCGTTGTGA
- a CDS encoding DNA polymerase beta superfamily protein — translation MSLEVPDLSEVVAEQSHGLLFATVSGAHLYGFPSRDSDVDLRGVHVLPLTEVVGLKHGPETKERMWVRDGVEIDLVTHDVQKFCRLLTRPNGYVLEQLLSPLVVHTTDGHRQLVELATGCLTSRHAHHYGGFATTQWRLFEKTGEIKPLLYTFRALLTGVHLMRSGEVVAHLPTLLEKLDGPEYLGPLVEAKVLGEHRALAGVDARPAPERLEADLAHWHEELQRARESSELPHEPPAFDEVHDFVIRTRLGQVGG, via the coding sequence GTGAGTCTTGAGGTCCCTGACCTGAGCGAGGTCGTCGCCGAGCAGTCGCACGGCCTGTTGTTCGCGACGGTGTCCGGCGCACACCTGTACGGGTTCCCGTCGCGGGACTCGGACGTCGACCTGCGTGGTGTGCACGTCCTGCCGCTCACGGAGGTCGTCGGGTTGAAGCACGGTCCCGAGACCAAGGAGCGGATGTGGGTGCGGGACGGAGTGGAGATCGACCTCGTCACTCACGACGTGCAGAAGTTCTGCCGTCTGCTCACGCGCCCCAACGGTTACGTGCTCGAACAGCTGCTCTCACCGCTTGTGGTGCACACGACAGACGGCCACCGTCAGCTCGTTGAGCTGGCCACGGGGTGCTTGACATCACGGCACGCGCACCACTACGGCGGGTTCGCGACGACGCAGTGGCGGCTGTTCGAGAAGACCGGCGAGATCAAGCCGCTGCTGTACACGTTCCGGGCGCTGCTGACCGGGGTGCACCTGATGCGCAGCGGTGAGGTGGTCGCCCACCTGCCGACGTTGCTGGAGAAGCTCGACGGGCCGGAGTACCTGGGGCCGCTGGTCGAGGCCAAGGTGCTCGGGGAGCACCGGGCGCTGGCGGGGGTGGACGCGCGGCCGGCGCCAGAGCGGCTGGAGGCCGATCTGGCGCACTGGCACGAGGAGCTGCAGCGGGCGCGGGAGAGCAGTGAGCTGCCTCACGAGCCGCCCGCGTTCGACGAGGTGCACGACTTCGTCATCCGCACGCGGCTCGGCCAGGTCGGCGGCTAG
- the mca gene encoding mycothiol conjugate amidase Mca, which translates to MADKLRLMAVHAHPDDESSKGAATMARYIAEGHDVMVVTCTDGGAGSILNPAMDKPDVLENIIEVRREEMANAAKILGIQHRWLGFKDSGLPEGDPLPPLPEGCFALVPLEESVPSLVEAIRDFRPHVIVTYDENGGYPHPDHIRTHEISMAAIDAAADPSFDPSLGKPWETQKVYYSHGFSRAKLMAFHEALEARGLESPYTEWLANWDANRPDVMDRVTTRVECSKYFDVRDEALKAHATQIDPTSRWFAIPMDIQVEVWPTEEYELVRSLVDSTLPEDDLFAGVKV; encoded by the coding sequence ATGGCCGACAAGCTGCGCCTTATGGCAGTGCACGCACATCCCGACGACGAGTCGAGCAAAGGCGCGGCCACGATGGCCCGCTACATCGCGGAAGGGCACGACGTGATGGTCGTGACCTGCACCGACGGTGGTGCGGGCAGCATTCTCAACCCGGCGATGGACAAGCCGGACGTGCTCGAGAACATCATCGAGGTCCGCCGCGAGGAGATGGCCAACGCGGCCAAGATCCTGGGCATCCAGCACCGCTGGCTGGGCTTCAAGGACTCCGGGCTGCCGGAGGGCGACCCGCTGCCACCGCTGCCGGAGGGCTGCTTCGCCCTCGTGCCGCTGGAGGAGTCCGTCCCGTCACTGGTCGAGGCGATCCGCGACTTCCGCCCGCACGTGATCGTCACCTACGACGAGAACGGCGGCTACCCGCACCCCGACCACATCCGCACGCACGAGATCTCGATGGCCGCGATCGACGCGGCCGCCGACCCCTCGTTCGACCCTTCGCTGGGCAAGCCCTGGGAGACGCAGAAGGTCTACTACTCACACGGCTTCTCCCGCGCCAAGCTGATGGCGTTCCACGAAGCCCTGGAGGCCCGCGGCCTGGAGTCGCCCTACACCGAGTGGCTCGCGAACTGGGACGCCAACCGCCCGGACGTGATGGACCGCGTCACCACCCGCGTCGAGTGCTCCAAGTACTTCGACGTCCGCGACGAGGCCCTCAAGGCCCACGCCACCCAGATCGACCCGACCAGCCGCTGGTTCGCCATCCCGATGGACATCCAGGTCGAGGTGTGGCCGACCGAGGAGTACGAGCTCGTCCGCTCACTGGTCGACTCGACGCTGCCAGAGGACGACCTGTTCGCCGGAGTTAAGGTCTAG
- a CDS encoding DUF4307 domain-containing protein — protein MAQRALPEGRYGRSTRKKLPWWARVALLAVAVGVGAVVAIVGYRNLGTKPIEAEQTAFQILDSERVEVTFQVSRDQPERPAVCIIRARSKDGDEAGRREVLVPPGNSTVVETTVVRGSKPPVTGEVFGCSYQVPAYLSTS, from the coding sequence GTGGCACAGCGCGCCCTCCCGGAAGGCCGGTACGGCAGGAGCACCCGCAAGAAGCTGCCCTGGTGGGCGCGGGTGGCGTTACTCGCCGTAGCCGTGGGGGTGGGTGCGGTCGTCGCGATCGTGGGTTACCGGAATCTCGGCACAAAACCGATCGAGGCCGAACAGACGGCGTTCCAGATCCTCGACAGCGAGCGGGTAGAGGTCACATTCCAGGTTTCCCGAGATCAACCTGAGCGGCCGGCCGTGTGCATCATTCGGGCCCGGTCCAAGGACGGGGACGAAGCGGGCCGGCGTGAAGTTCTGGTCCCGCCCGGTAATTCGACCGTTGTCGAGACAACAGTTGTTCGCGGGTCGAAGCCGCCGGTCACCGGCGAAGTCTTCGGCTGCTCCTACCAGGTTCCCGCCTACTTGTCCACGAGCTAG
- the greA gene encoding transcription elongation factor GreA → MVTVSDTQVTWLTQEAYDRLKAELDELIAYRPVMAAEINARREEGDLRENGGYHAAREEQGKQEARIRQLHELLQAAKVGEAPTTKGVAAPGTVLTIRYEGDDETETFLLATREEGAHGEMEVYSPSSPLGKALNGSKDGETVEYELPNGKLQKVTLISAVPYAG, encoded by the coding sequence TTGGTGACCGTGAGCGACACCCAGGTGACCTGGCTGACCCAGGAGGCCTACGACCGGCTCAAGGCTGAGCTGGACGAACTGATCGCGTACCGCCCGGTCATGGCTGCCGAGATCAACGCTCGTCGCGAAGAGGGCGACCTCCGCGAGAACGGCGGCTACCACGCGGCTCGCGAGGAGCAGGGCAAGCAGGAGGCGCGCATCCGCCAGCTGCACGAGCTGCTCCAGGCCGCGAAGGTCGGCGAGGCTCCCACCACGAAGGGTGTCGCGGCACCGGGCACGGTGCTCACGATCCGCTACGAGGGCGACGACGAGACCGAGACCTTCCTGCTGGCGACGCGGGAAGAGGGCGCGCACGGCGAGATGGAGGTCTACTCCCCGTCCTCGCCGCTCGGCAAGGCGCTGAACGGCTCGAAGGACGGCGAGACCGTCGAGTACGAGCTGCCCAACGGCAAGCTCCAGAAGGTCACGCTGATCTCCGCCGTTCCCTACGCTGGCTGA
- a CDS encoding Lrp/AsnC family transcriptional regulator has product MPEDQQSEHSDQTVDELDARLLLLLTDEPRLGVLECSRRLGVARGTVQARLDRLTDRGVLTGFPPALDLGAMGYGLTAFATVEIAQGRRQEVCEGLAAISEVCEVHATTGQGDLFVRMVARSNADLQRVVDHIVDVPHVRRLSTSIALSTPVPPRVRPLLERVKKTEGRPPR; this is encoded by the coding sequence ATGCCCGAAGACCAGCAGAGTGAGCACTCTGACCAGACCGTCGACGAACTGGACGCACGGCTGCTGCTGCTCCTCACCGACGAGCCCCGCCTCGGCGTCCTCGAATGCTCCCGGCGGCTCGGCGTCGCGCGCGGCACCGTGCAGGCCAGGCTGGACAGGCTGACGGACCGCGGCGTGCTCACCGGCTTCCCGCCCGCGCTCGACCTCGGGGCGATGGGCTACGGCCTGACCGCGTTCGCGACCGTCGAGATCGCGCAGGGCCGGCGGCAGGAGGTGTGCGAGGGCCTGGCCGCCATCAGCGAGGTGTGCGAGGTGCACGCGACGACCGGGCAGGGCGACCTCTTCGTGCGGATGGTCGCGCGGTCCAACGCGGACCTGCAGCGCGTGGTCGACCACATCGTCGACGTGCCGCACGTGCGCCGGCTGTCCACGTCGATCGCGCTCTCCACGCCGGTGCCGCCCCGTGTGCGGCCGCTCCTGGAACGCGTGAAGAAGACAGAGGGGCGGCCACCGAGGTGA
- the hppD gene encoding 4-hydroxyphenylpyruvate dioxygenase, translated as MTQQLDDVSYDQLRQLVGLVDYDATKDPFPVRAMDAVVFVAGNATQTAWLYQVAFGMELVAYAGPETGQRTHKSFVLKSGSARFVIHGGVQPGSPLLDHHRKHGDGVVDLALEVGNVDQCIEHARQQGATVLEEPHDVSDEHGTVRLAAIATYGETRHTLVDRSKYTGPYLPGYVARTSTVKRPEGAPKRLFQAVDHCVGNVELGKMDYWVEWYNRVMGFVNMAEFIGDDIATDYSALMSKVVSNGNHRVKFPLNEPAIAKKKSQIDEYLEFYEGAGVQHIALATNDIIKTVTAMRDAGVEFLETPDSYYDDPELRARIGEVRVPIEVLKEHRILVDRDEDGYLLQIFTKPIGDRPTVFYELIERHGSLGFGKGNFKALFEAIEREQERRGNL; from the coding sequence ATGACGCAGCAGCTTGACGACGTGAGCTACGACCAGCTCCGGCAGCTCGTGGGGTTGGTCGACTACGACGCGACCAAGGACCCCTTCCCCGTGCGCGCCATGGACGCCGTGGTGTTCGTCGCGGGCAACGCGACCCAGACCGCCTGGCTGTACCAGGTGGCGTTCGGCATGGAGCTCGTGGCCTACGCGGGGCCTGAGACCGGCCAGCGCACCCACAAGTCGTTCGTGCTGAAGTCGGGCTCGGCCCGCTTCGTGATCCACGGCGGCGTGCAGCCCGGCTCCCCCCTGCTCGACCACCACCGCAAGCACGGCGACGGCGTCGTCGACCTGGCGCTGGAGGTCGGCAACGTCGACCAGTGCATCGAGCACGCCCGTCAGCAGGGCGCGACCGTGCTGGAGGAGCCGCACGACGTCTCCGACGAGCACGGCACCGTCCGCCTCGCGGCGATCGCGACGTACGGCGAGACCCGCCACACGCTCGTCGACCGCTCCAAGTACACCGGCCCGTACCTGCCCGGCTACGTCGCCAGGACCTCGACCGTGAAGCGGCCGGAGGGTGCCCCGAAGCGCCTGTTCCAGGCCGTCGACCACTGCGTCGGCAACGTCGAGCTCGGCAAGATGGACTACTGGGTCGAGTGGTACAACCGCGTCATGGGCTTCGTGAACATGGCGGAGTTCATCGGCGACGACATCGCCACCGACTACTCGGCGCTGATGTCCAAGGTCGTCTCCAACGGCAACCACCGGGTGAAGTTCCCGCTGAACGAGCCGGCGATCGCGAAGAAGAAGTCGCAGATCGACGAGTACCTCGAGTTCTACGAGGGTGCGGGCGTCCAGCACATCGCGCTGGCGACCAACGACATCATCAAGACCGTCACGGCCATGCGCGACGCCGGTGTCGAGTTCCTGGAGACCCCGGACTCGTACTACGACGACCCCGAGCTGCGCGCCCGCATCGGCGAGGTCCGGGTGCCGATCGAGGTCCTCAAGGAGCACCGCATCCTGGTCGACCGCGACGAGGACGGCTACCTGCTGCAGATCTTCACCAAGCCGATCGGCGACCGCCCCACGGTGTTCTACGAGCTGATCGAACGCCACGGCTCGCTGGGCTTCGGCAAGGGCAACTTCAAGGCGTTGTTCGAGGCCATCGAGCGCGAACAGGAACGCCGCGGCAACCTCTGA